In a single window of the Methanobacterium formicicum genome:
- a CDS encoding DUF7065 domain-containing protein, translated as MNIRKSVEGLIVMDGQEELKNHEEWNESYYFNFYDRKNQVTAFMRIGNKVNKNEKSMFFFLMTPQQTAGIKLETPCDDKPLSIAGLEYQELGPGKWNLQFNGSIFNPLEKVPTEFKVKMDVTWQALNPVMDYVDCVDEKQAEMSSNVASEHYEQFGRAQGIIEIDGESFPVEKALGERDLSRGVREWGSPKMWMWINSEFSTEEAFNVTKLSTDEGDVDAGYFYTNSANQPLVKSDIDVKFNQGIPSRFSMVLYDKQGSQYPVEGEVVRMGMVPVDEQMILIETLSKYQWEGKEGYGIAEFLVPKP; from the coding sequence ATGAATATCAGAAAATCTGTGGAAGGGTTGATAGTTATGGATGGTCAGGAAGAACTGAAAAACCACGAAGAATGGAATGAAAGCTACTATTTTAATTTTTATGACAGGAAAAATCAGGTAACTGCCTTCATGAGGATAGGGAACAAGGTCAATAAAAATGAAAAGTCAATGTTCTTCTTTTTAATGACCCCCCAGCAGACAGCAGGGATTAAGCTGGAAACACCCTGTGATGATAAACCCTTAAGCATTGCTGGGTTAGAGTACCAGGAGCTTGGACCAGGGAAATGGAATCTCCAATTCAATGGTTCTATCTTTAATCCACTGGAAAAGGTCCCCACCGAGTTCAAGGTTAAGATGGATGTGACCTGGCAAGCTCTAAACCCGGTTATGGATTACGTGGACTGTGTGGATGAAAAACAGGCTGAAATGTCCTCCAATGTGGCCTCCGAACACTATGAACAGTTCGGAAGAGCACAGGGTATAATCGAGATTGATGGTGAATCATTCCCGGTTGAAAAGGCACTGGGTGAAAGAGATTTAAGCCGTGGTGTAAGGGAATGGGGATCCCCCAAGATGTGGATGTGGATTAACAGTGAATTCTCAACGGAAGAGGCCTTTAACGTGACCAAACTCTCCACTGATGAAGGGGATGTGGACGCCGGATATTTCTACACGAACTCCGCCAACCAGCCACTGGTAAAATCAGATATAGATGTAAAGTTCAACCAGGGAATCCCCTCTAGATTCAGTATGGTTCTGTACGATAAACAGGGATCACAGTACCCGGTGGAGGGGGAAGTGGTTAGAATGGGGATGGTACCCGTGGATGAGCAGATGATCCTCATAGAAACACTCTCCAAATACCAGTGGGAAGGTAAGGAAGGTTATGGTATAGCGGAGTTTCTGGTTCCTAAACCCTAA
- a CDS encoding tetratricopeptide repeat protein yields MDHSQNRGQGKEKWGKNKEELLERGFELFQRGSYQAALLYFDDALELDPNNSQIWDLRGVTLSHLGLMDEAQESFEVALDIKPDNAQAWSNLGILYASQGRFEEAVNSFDHSLDLEKANDEVWNNKGSALFGLKKYKEACDSFTKATGINPHNAPAWAGKGSAHNFLEEYPEAIAALERFIYLASSTLSPQVEEAWALLLELKMKTAGQNKEDSLKREK; encoded by the coding sequence TTGGATCATAGCCAAAACAGAGGTCAGGGAAAAGAAAAATGGGGAAAGAATAAAGAAGAATTATTAGAAAGGGGGTTTGAACTTTTCCAGCGGGGAAGTTACCAGGCAGCTCTCTTATACTTTGATGATGCCTTAGAACTGGACCCGAATAATAGCCAGATATGGGATCTGCGGGGAGTTACCCTTTCCCACCTGGGACTGATGGATGAAGCCCAGGAATCCTTTGAAGTAGCCCTGGATATTAAACCAGATAATGCACAGGCCTGGTCTAACCTGGGAATTTTATATGCATCCCAGGGCCGGTTTGAAGAGGCGGTAAACTCCTTTGATCACTCCCTGGATCTGGAAAAAGCTAATGATGAAGTTTGGAATAATAAAGGATCGGCCTTATTTGGTTTGAAAAAATATAAAGAGGCCTGTGATTCCTTCACTAAAGCCACTGGGATCAATCCCCATAATGCACCCGCCTGGGCGGGTAAGGGATCGGCCCATAACTTCCTGGAAGAATACCCGGAAGCCATCGCTGCCCTGGAACGATTCATTTACCTGGCATCCAGCACTCTTTCACCACAAGTTGAAGAAGCATGGGCCCTGTTATTGGAGTTAAAAATGAAAACAGCAGGCCAAAATAAAGAAGATAGTTTAAAAAGGGAGAAATAA
- a CDS encoding PsbP-related protein, with product MLSKISSMGLVVLIVLFVVFLSGCTLFDDVKETESDGVNHFEGKGISFSAPNTWHSGQVKNESSDYLFTIGRGTGQNIDFISFHKGYSNKTLSEQFSSYRKGIINDNFTIYSEKELTVDGLPAYQITTLNVENIPLVTTGFIKNGILYTIYAIPSTGKNLTSIEPDLEMILNTFHAT from the coding sequence ATGTTATCAAAAATTAGTTCCATGGGATTAGTAGTACTTATTGTTCTTTTTGTTGTGTTTCTTTCAGGATGTACCTTATTTGATGATGTAAAAGAAACGGAATCTGATGGTGTTAACCATTTTGAGGGTAAAGGCATATCTTTTAGTGCCCCAAATACTTGGCATTCAGGTCAAGTGAAAAATGAATCCTCTGATTACTTGTTTACAATAGGGAGAGGAACAGGTCAAAATATTGATTTTATTAGTTTTCATAAGGGTTATTCCAATAAAACATTATCTGAACAGTTTAGTTCTTATAGAAAAGGAATTATAAATGATAATTTCACCATATATTCTGAAAAAGAACTTACTGTAGATGGTCTTCCTGCATATCAAATCACAACCCTTAACGTAGAGAATATACCACTAGTAACAACAGGCTTTATAAAAAATGGAATTTTATATACTATTTATGCTATTCCCAGTACCGGTAAAAATCTTACCAGCATTGAACCCGACCTTGAAATGATACTAAACACTTTCCATGCAACATAA
- a CDS encoding PAS domain S-box protein, whose protein sequence is MDEKLQDNIQLHTILEKIRELDIPLIFITSNSNNTLEGIQINQKEIYLSRPFEPREFILTMQTAFYKKNVERALHESENKYRILIENADDPIAIVDYQGKFTLVNKSAAIFFSCEEEKFQGKTMWELFPPEIADLQMNNIKKVIDTGEGRIFENKSIIRGKEYFFSTNIQPMPLKNGEVGSVQLIARDITPMKMVENALKKSEEKFREVFNNANDGISLHLIEEDGSPGKFYEVNDVVCQRLGYCKEELLEMGPLDVITPETKEKLYEVMRTINSKGKATFEAIQVTKEGGLLTTEISNHVFTLQGREMIMAISRDITERKKTERQILRILAGIEGAGDAISIAMPDGANFYQNRAFNELFGYSVEELNIPLGPVKLFADLELGRYIYQTIMNGNRWDGELEMVTESGRIFPAYMQANAIKDNKNRIIGLICVLNDITERKRVEYALKTSEEKFRNLAQTAVDAIIIIDGEERIIFSNNSLERIFDYRAEEIMGQYIDTLIPQRYMEEFQVKLDFFHQDDLGVGNIFESFGMRKDGSEFPLEMSLNTWEAEGNVYTTFIIRDITQRKLDEFKLKMREDIFQLMSQNIDEVFWIIDPLTGQILYMSQSYHKIWGRSISNLYQNPRSWIESIHPRDQEKFISYIFGKNGKTTSHREGIECSVIRPDGEKRRIKVRAYPVINQNKEIYRRIGIATDISDWTPDSG, encoded by the coding sequence ATGGATGAGAAGCTACAGGATAATATCCAGCTGCACACTATTTTAGAAAAAATTAGAGAATTAGATATTCCATTAATTTTTATTACCTCCAACTCTAACAACACCTTGGAAGGTATCCAGATAAACCAGAAGGAAATCTACTTATCACGACCTTTTGAACCCCGCGAATTTATATTAACAATGCAAACCGCCTTTTACAAGAAGAATGTGGAACGGGCTCTCCACGAAAGTGAGAATAAATACCGTATTTTAATTGAAAATGCCGATGATCCCATTGCCATTGTTGATTACCAGGGAAAATTTACCCTGGTGAATAAAAGTGCAGCCATCTTCTTTTCCTGTGAAGAAGAAAAATTCCAGGGAAAGACCATGTGGGAACTCTTCCCCCCGGAAATCGCCGACTTACAAATGAACAATATAAAAAAGGTTATAGATACTGGTGAGGGCCGTATTTTTGAGAATAAATCCATTATCCGAGGTAAAGAATATTTTTTCAGTACCAACATCCAGCCCATGCCCCTGAAAAATGGAGAAGTAGGGTCAGTGCAGCTCATTGCCCGGGATATCACCCCCATGAAAATGGTGGAAAATGCCCTGAAAAAGAGTGAAGAGAAGTTCCGTGAAGTGTTCAACAATGCCAACGATGGAATATCCCTGCATCTGATTGAGGAAGATGGTTCTCCCGGTAAATTTTATGAAGTTAACGATGTGGTCTGCCAGAGACTGGGTTACTGCAAGGAAGAACTACTTGAAATGGGTCCCCTGGATGTCATAACCCCCGAAACAAAGGAAAAACTGTACGAAGTCATGAGAACCATTAATTCCAAGGGAAAAGCCACATTTGAAGCAATTCAGGTTACCAAAGAAGGTGGCCTGCTCACCACCGAGATCAGCAATCATGTGTTCACCCTGCAGGGAAGGGAGATGATCATGGCCATATCCCGGGATATCACCGAGCGCAAAAAAACTGAACGTCAGATATTACGGATACTGGCTGGCATTGAAGGTGCCGGGGATGCCATTAGCATAGCCATGCCGGATGGTGCTAATTTTTATCAGAACCGGGCCTTTAACGAACTATTCGGATATTCAGTGGAGGAGCTGAACATCCCCCTGGGACCAGTGAAGCTATTTGCCGATTTGGAGCTGGGGAGATACATATACCAGACTATTATGAATGGTAACAGATGGGATGGGGAGCTGGAGATGGTTACTGAATCTGGTCGGATTTTCCCGGCATACATGCAGGCTAATGCCATAAAAGATAATAAAAACCGGATAATCGGTTTGATATGTGTCTTGAATGATATTACTGAAAGGAAAAGGGTGGAGTATGCCCTGAAGACCAGTGAAGAAAAGTTCCGGAACCTGGCCCAGACAGCAGTGGATGCCATTATCATCATTGATGGTGAAGAAAGGATTATATTTTCCAACAACAGCCTAGAAAGAATTTTTGATTACCGAGCCGAAGAAATAATGGGCCAGTACATAGACACCCTCATTCCCCAGCGATACATGGAAGAGTTTCAGGTTAAACTAGACTTTTTCCACCAGGATGACCTGGGTGTGGGGAATATATTCGAATCATTTGGTATGCGGAAAGATGGGAGTGAATTTCCACTTGAAATGTCCCTGAACACGTGGGAAGCAGAAGGTAACGTTTATACCACCTTCATTATCCGGGATATTACCCAGAGGAAACTGGATGAATTTAAATTGAAGATGAGGGAGGATATATTCCAGTTAATGTCCCAGAATATTGACGAAGTTTTCTGGATTATTGACCCACTTACTGGACAGATACTGTACATGAGCCAATCATACCATAAAATATGGGGACGATCTATCTCTAACCTTTATCAGAACCCTCGTTCCTGGATTGAATCCATCCATCCCCGTGATCAGGAAAAATTCATCTCCTACATTTTTGGAAAAAATGGTAAAACCACCTCCCATAGAGAAGGAATTGAATGCAGTGTCATACGTCCCGATGGAGAAAAACGTCGAATAAAAGTCCGGGCATATCCAGTTATAAATCAGAATAAGGAAATTTATCGCCGGATCGGTATAGCCACTGATATTTCTGACTGGACTCCTGACTCAGGATAA
- a CDS encoding manganese efflux pump MntP family protein, with protein sequence MDIFSMFFLAVGLAMDAFSVSITRGMTLKCNFKHAFIIALFFGGFQALMPVAGWLAGEQLAALVEVWAPWIAFLLLLLVGGKMIYEGLREEDDEDVCKVFSLKDILILSVATSIDAFAVGVSFAFLNTPILMPILIIGLVTFGLSFLGCYIGKKMGHFLGNRIEILGGAILIAIGLKILLENLVT encoded by the coding sequence ATGGATATTTTTTCTATGTTTTTCCTGGCAGTTGGTCTGGCCATGGATGCCTTCAGTGTATCTATTACCAGAGGAATGACCTTAAAATGTAATTTCAAACATGCTTTCATCATTGCCCTATTTTTTGGAGGATTCCAAGCCTTAATGCCCGTGGCAGGATGGCTGGCCGGGGAACAGTTAGCAGCCCTGGTAGAGGTATGGGCCCCGTGGATAGCCTTCCTCCTCCTACTCCTGGTTGGAGGAAAAATGATCTACGAAGGTTTAAGGGAAGAAGATGATGAAGATGTTTGTAAAGTTTTTTCCCTGAAAGATATTTTAATTCTTTCGGTGGCCACCAGTATAGATGCCTTTGCCGTGGGAGTAAGCTTCGCATTCCTTAACACCCCCATTCTAATGCCCATCCTGATTATAGGCCTGGTAACATTTGGATTATCCTTCCTGGGATGTTACATTGGGAAGAAGATGGGTCACTTCCTGGGAAACCGGATAGAAATACTAGGAGGAGCCATTTTAATTGCCATCGGCCTTAAGATCCTCCTGGAAAACCTGGTTACATAA
- a CDS encoding PEP/pyruvate-binding domain-containing protein, whose product MASTNNYVVDLQEEDRAIEKIGGKALNLCKMSSAGFKVPYAFVVSVDAYDYFIKKELESEISQILNSIDFNSEKSIARGCSSIKDIITSGTLPTNLREEIQQKIEDLPPGYYAVRSSAVAEDLPDASFAGQLDSFLNTARENILERVVDCWASYWNDRAVKYRHDSSIGHLDTELAAAGIAVVVQRMVNADISGVMFTANPVNGSNDIVIESTWGLGEAIVSGIVSPDSFVLGREGNLLEKNIQSKDQGYFLKNGENRLIPIPEEKQKKSSLNTEILKKLLAKGVELEEFFGVPQDIEWALECGEKEAQIYILQSRPVTTLTGEGDDILWTRAYGDEYWADATTPLFYDVMGKMLTDYVNHEGARIMGYKEITDTELLKLHKSRVYFNSWVLEKAFSYYPKFARSQELLNYFPLEDQKRISQYPSILHKTLLSQILIAIRDPDGMMHRTDKAYRKWAQGFIHKCSSFDETNLEKLTDQELLTLYMDIEQSGIKHYQLIRYGMVSHSIATNLMVKNWLVKWLDDVDGSLYAGLISGLDDNKTVEMNISLSDLAQILRKDQDLLQKINVIDDLGSLSNSDVEDLISSNPSFKKEFHQFITDYGHRSNTREILYPRWREDQAYVLSVIKLLSSSDLDLRKKELESREHRFKTEKEVLMRIKKVRGGFLKAKLFFTVLKLAQTYLTFRENQRFYLDHLLFRQRLMLLDFGRRLKEKGVLDAGEDVFFIYEKELFQFFSIDNPGVQGSVTSQLVDDSQLRDEILERKREFYRYQWSLPPKFLKNGIEFDDTVTEYDASAVYGAAASPGIFQGVARVVESIEGLSHLEDGEILITSNTDPAWTAVFSKIGGLVTETGGILSHGAVISREYRIPAVTAVKGATKIFKTGERLIVDGNDGVVYKKE is encoded by the coding sequence ATGGCGAGTACAAACAATTACGTGGTTGACCTCCAGGAGGAAGATAGGGCCATTGAAAAAATTGGGGGCAAAGCACTTAACCTGTGCAAGATGTCATCCGCCGGGTTTAAAGTCCCCTATGCATTCGTGGTTTCCGTGGATGCCTACGATTATTTTATTAAAAAAGAATTAGAATCAGAGATATCCCAAATACTAAATTCTATTGATTTTAACAGTGAAAAATCCATAGCTAGGGGATGCTCTTCCATAAAAGACATTATAACCAGTGGAACGTTGCCTACCAATTTAAGGGAAGAAATCCAGCAGAAAATAGAAGATCTTCCCCCGGGATACTATGCAGTGCGGTCCTCGGCAGTGGCCGAAGACCTTCCAGATGCCAGTTTCGCCGGGCAACTGGACAGTTTCTTAAACACGGCCCGGGAAAATATTTTAGAGAGAGTAGTTGATTGCTGGGCATCCTACTGGAATGATCGTGCAGTTAAATACCGTCATGATTCATCCATTGGACATTTAGACACTGAACTAGCTGCGGCGGGGATAGCGGTGGTGGTGCAGAGGATGGTTAACGCCGATATTAGTGGGGTGATGTTTACTGCCAATCCAGTCAACGGAAGCAATGACATAGTTATTGAATCCACGTGGGGCCTTGGTGAAGCAATAGTCTCGGGGATAGTTTCACCAGATTCCTTTGTTCTGGGAAGAGAGGGCAATCTACTTGAAAAAAACATACAATCAAAGGACCAGGGATATTTCCTTAAAAATGGTGAAAACAGGTTAATACCCATTCCTGAAGAAAAACAAAAAAAATCAAGCCTCAATACAGAAATACTTAAAAAATTACTGGCTAAGGGAGTGGAACTGGAGGAATTTTTCGGTGTACCCCAGGATATTGAATGGGCATTGGAATGTGGGGAAAAGGAAGCCCAGATATATATACTGCAGTCACGTCCCGTTACCACCCTCACCGGTGAGGGGGATGATATTTTGTGGACCCGGGCCTATGGAGATGAGTATTGGGCGGATGCCACCACCCCTCTCTTCTACGATGTCATGGGGAAAATGCTCACTGACTACGTGAACCATGAGGGTGCCCGGATAATGGGTTATAAAGAAATCACCGACACTGAACTTCTGAAACTCCATAAATCGAGGGTTTACTTCAATAGTTGGGTTTTGGAAAAGGCTTTTTCCTACTATCCTAAATTCGCCCGGTCCCAGGAACTGTTGAATTACTTCCCCCTGGAGGATCAAAAAAGAATATCCCAGTACCCCTCCATACTGCATAAAACCCTCCTTTCCCAGATTTTAATAGCCATCCGCGACCCAGACGGAATGATGCACCGCACAGATAAGGCCTACCGGAAATGGGCCCAGGGATTCATTCATAAGTGTTCATCCTTCGATGAAACTAACCTGGAAAAACTCACTGACCAGGAACTACTCACCCTCTACATGGATATAGAACAGTCCGGTATCAAACATTACCAGTTGATACGATACGGCATGGTCTCTCATTCCATAGCCACCAACCTCATGGTTAAGAACTGGCTGGTGAAATGGCTGGATGATGTGGATGGCTCCCTCTACGCGGGGTTGATCTCGGGGTTGGATGATAACAAAACAGTGGAGATGAACATCAGCCTTTCAGATCTGGCCCAAATTTTAAGAAAAGACCAGGATTTACTGCAGAAAATCAATGTCATTGACGATTTGGGCTCCTTGAGTAATTCTGATGTTGAAGATTTAATTTCCTCTAATCCATCCTTTAAAAAAGAATTCCACCAATTTATCACTGATTACGGGCACCGTTCCAACACCCGGGAAATATTGTACCCCCGTTGGAGGGAAGATCAGGCCTATGTACTGAGTGTCATCAAACTCCTCTCTTCATCTGACCTTGATCTTCGCAAAAAGGAACTGGAAAGCCGTGAACATAGATTTAAAACGGAAAAAGAAGTATTAATGAGGATTAAAAAGGTGAGAGGTGGGTTTTTAAAGGCCAAACTTTTCTTCACAGTCTTGAAACTGGCCCAGACCTATCTGACCTTCCGTGAAAATCAGAGGTTCTACCTGGATCACCTGCTTTTCCGCCAGAGACTTATGCTCCTGGACTTCGGTCGCAGATTAAAGGAGAAAGGAGTCCTTGATGCGGGGGAGGATGTATTCTTCATATATGAAAAGGAATTATTCCAGTTTTTCTCCATAGATAACCCGGGAGTACAGGGAAGTGTTACTTCCCAGTTAGTAGATGATTCCCAGTTAAGGGATGAGATTCTAGAAAGGAAAAGAGAATTCTACCGGTACCAGTGGTCATTACCACCAAAATTCTTGAAAAACGGGATTGAATTTGATGATACAGTTACGGAATACGATGCCAGTGCAGTTTACGGTGCAGCAGCCAGTCCGGGTATATTCCAGGGAGTGGCCCGGGTGGTGGAATCCATTGAAGGTTTATCTCACCTGGAAGATGGTGAAATTCTCATAACCAGTAACACTGACCCGGCCTGGACAGCGGTATTCTCCAAGATAGGGGGTCTAGTCACTGAAACCGGAGGAATCCTATCTCACGGTGCAGTCATATCCCGTGAATACCGAATTCCTGCCGTAACTGCAGTAAAAGGAGCCACTAAAATTTTTAAAACCGGGGAAAGGTTAATAGTGGATGGTAACGATGGAGTGGTATACAAAAAGGAATAG
- a CDS encoding PAS domain S-box protein, whose protein sequence is MKVKGNYRIFREIFDKSPIGMLYHNKEGKLLDINLVALELLGISQLEGLPDINLFNNPIIPCKKDEITEEGVTEFQIKVDFSNVPDYISLAQNSVLLKVTVSNIDSGYLVQVQESYSPKEAEELLSTEERYRSFFEEDLTGDFIATPEGELIECNPAFAEIYGFISPEEASKSNIVDFNPADWKDLIRHLETRHKIKGRQTTHRRQDGTEIHIVSNVVARVDENGQITQVKGYVFDDTERKEAEEALKRSEEKYHRLFDEDLTGDFIATVEGEILECNPAFAEIYGFSTVEDALKWNISHSNPFDWPYMVTRLKNEGKILGFQSWQRRSDVMRIHVVANMVGIFNDSGDLTQVKGYIFNDTERKQAEDRLESGKKQITHILDSIQDGFMALDNLWNFIYVNRCAADYLGIDADDLLGRNIWDRLPDFVGTIYETSFREAMNQQKVLHFKAPGIHKRSNCFDFSVYPSSEGISIYWRDITK, encoded by the coding sequence ATTAAGGTAAAGGGTAATTACCGTATTTTCAGGGAAATATTTGATAAATCCCCCATTGGAATGCTTTATCATAATAAAGAGGGGAAATTATTGGATATAAATCTAGTTGCTTTAGAATTATTGGGAATTTCCCAGTTAGAAGGTTTACCGGATATAAATCTATTCAACAACCCGATTATTCCCTGTAAAAAGGATGAAATCACCGAAGAAGGTGTGACAGAATTCCAGATTAAGGTGGATTTTTCTAATGTACCCGATTATATTTCCCTGGCCCAGAATTCTGTACTTTTAAAAGTAACAGTGTCTAATATTGATTCTGGTTATCTGGTGCAAGTCCAGGAATCATATTCCCCGAAAGAAGCAGAGGAACTTCTCAGCACCGAAGAAAGGTACAGAAGTTTTTTCGAGGAGGATCTAACTGGAGATTTTATTGCCACACCGGAAGGTGAATTAATAGAATGCAACCCTGCTTTTGCCGAGATTTATGGTTTTATCAGTCCTGAAGAAGCTTCTAAATCTAACATAGTGGATTTTAACCCTGCAGACTGGAAGGATTTAATAAGGCATCTGGAAACCAGGCATAAAATTAAGGGCCGCCAAACCACCCACCGGCGACAGGATGGAACGGAAATTCACATTGTCAGTAATGTTGTGGCCCGGGTGGATGAAAATGGCCAAATAACCCAGGTTAAGGGTTATGTTTTCGATGATACCGAACGTAAAGAAGCTGAAGAGGCTTTAAAACGCAGTGAAGAGAAGTATCATCGTCTTTTTGACGAGGATTTAACTGGAGATTTCATTGCCACTGTTGAGGGGGAGATTTTAGAATGTAACCCTGCTTTTGCGGAGATTTACGGGTTTAGCACAGTTGAAGATGCACTGAAATGGAATATATCTCATTCAAACCCATTTGACTGGCCTTACATGGTTACTCGCCTTAAAAACGAAGGTAAAATTTTGGGATTTCAAAGCTGGCAGCGAAGATCCGATGTTATGAGGATCCATGTGGTGGCTAACATGGTGGGTATATTCAATGACTCCGGAGATCTCACCCAGGTCAAGGGTTACATATTCAATGATACTGAACGTAAACAGGCTGAAGATAGACTGGAAAGTGGTAAAAAGCAGATTACTCATATTTTAGATAGTATTCAGGATGGGTTTATGGCTCTGGATAATCTGTGGAATTTCATATACGTGAACCGTTGTGCTGCAGATTACCTGGGAATTGATGCCGATGATCTTTTGGGCAGAAACATATGGGATCGTTTGCCTGATTTTGTGGGAACCATCTATGAGACTTCATTCCGTGAGGCCATGAATCAACAAAAAGTTCTTCATTTTAAAGCCCCCGGAATTCACAAAAGGAGCAATTGCTTTGATTTTAGTGTTTATCCTTCATCAGAGGGAATTTCTATTTATTGGAGAGATATTACTAAGTAA
- a CDS encoding PAS domain-containing sensor histidine kinase: MLKKKSAPTNPNTGLGENIDKAGLKALLAKTKVNLNDIINTSSAPQFIINQDHKIVYWNQALEELSNITADNILGTNKQWKVFYNTRRPCMADFIVNGRLEDIPKWYGTEDGSKFMLKYQGKSESKGLGNSCEAVAFFPRMGKKGKWLHFTAMAIKDFKGDVIGAVQSFEDVTKEIKLQKKLLEALEEKEVLLREIQHRIKSDLQIIRAMIHFQSYYIDHDPSLELFKEIQNHVNSMTRIHDKLYRSKDLTNINMENFIKSLVIDLFRIYGVDNNRVNVRVNAKVMLNINTAIPCGLMINELVTSSIRRNLQSTSSEDSEGESFREMDKITVKIIPQGESFLMTVYDNAPVLLESFNLQDKTLSMWFVNKLAAQLGGLVDLKQDNGTLFNITFREMKFEEEF; the protein is encoded by the coding sequence TTCGTCTGCTCCCCAGTTCATCATAAACCAGGACCATAAAATCGTTTACTGGAACCAGGCACTGGAAGAACTGAGTAATATCACGGCTGACAATATTTTAGGCACAAATAAGCAATGGAAAGTATTTTACAATACTCGAAGACCATGTATGGCTGATTTTATAGTTAATGGACGTTTAGAGGATATCCCCAAATGGTATGGAACTGAAGATGGTTCCAAATTTATGCTTAAATATCAGGGAAAGAGTGAATCCAAGGGTTTGGGGAATTCCTGTGAAGCAGTGGCCTTTTTCCCCAGGATGGGAAAGAAGGGTAAATGGTTGCATTTCACAGCCATGGCCATTAAAGATTTTAAAGGTGATGTAATCGGTGCAGTGCAGTCCTTTGAAGATGTCACCAAAGAGATAAAATTACAAAAAAAGTTGTTGGAAGCCCTGGAAGAGAAGGAAGTACTCCTCAGGGAAATTCAACACCGAATAAAGAGTGATTTGCAGATAATACGTGCCATGATACACTTCCAATCATATTACATTGATCATGACCCCTCACTGGAGTTATTTAAGGAGATCCAGAATCATGTCAATTCCATGACACGAATACATGATAAACTGTATCGATCAAAGGATTTAACTAACATTAACATGGAAAATTTCATTAAAAGTTTAGTAATAGACCTGTTTAGAATATATGGAGTGGATAACAACCGGGTTAATGTAAGAGTAAACGCCAAGGTTATGCTGAATATCAACACTGCCATTCCCTGTGGACTGATGATCAATGAACTGGTAACCAGTTCCATAAGGCGCAACCTGCAATCAACTTCCTCTGAAGACAGTGAGGGGGAAAGTTTCAGGGAAATGGATAAGATTACCGTTAAAATCATCCCCCAAGGTGAATCTTTTTTAATGACAGTTTACGATAATGCACCAGTTCTCCTGGAAAGTTTTAACCTTCAGGACAAGACCCTGAGTATGTGGTTCGTTAATAAATTAGCTGCCCAACTAGGGGGTTTGGTTGATTTAAAACAGGACAACGGAACATTATTTAACATTACCTTTAGGGAAATGAAATTTGAAGAAGAATTTTAA